In the Streptomyces coeruleoprunus genome, CGGTCTCGCTGGACCCGACGAGGCCGCCGCGGCCGGAGTTGCGCAGGACGCTGTAGGACAGGGTCACGTACTGCGTGTTGTCCTTCATGTCGAAAAGGCCGTCGTACCCCTCCGACTCCCCGCCCGACGCCTCCAGGGTGACGTGATCGACCCAGACGTTGCGGACGTCGCTCTCCATGCCGATGGCGTCACCGCCGTTGGACGTGGGCGAGCCCGACTTCTTGACGTTCCGGACCGTCACGTTCTGGATGATGATGTTCCTGGCCTCGCGGATGTGGATGCCCAACTGGTCGAAGACCGCGCCGGAACCGACGCCGATGATCGTGACGTTGCTGATCTGCTTGAGTTCGATCACGCCGTCGGCGGTGTTGCAGCTGCTGCCCGAGACCTTGCTGGTGTTGCCGTGGTTGATGGTGCCCTCGACCTGGATGGTGATCGGGGTGCTGCTGCTGGCCCGGCCGCACAGGGCCGCGTGGATCGCGGTGCCCGTGGTGGCCCGCACCGTCTGACCGCCCGCACCGCCGGTGGTCCCGCCGTTCTGGGTCGCGTAGCCGGTGACGCCACCGGTCGCCGCCGACGCCTCGGGCGTCGCCAGAACCACACCGCCCGCGGCCGCAAGGGCCATCGTGGCCAGTGCTGCAGAGAGCCGCCGTGCACCTGGTCGTCTCATCCTCGCCTCCCCATTCGTGTTCACGCATGCCGGGTGTTGCTGCTGCGTGCCGTAGTGGTTGCGGCGGGCCGCCGAGGTTGCCGGTCGATTGCCGGTGAATTGCCGGTCCGTTACACCTGGTTGGTCCGCCTCACCCGATCGGGACCGGACAGGAGCGACCGCTCAGCCGAGGACGAGCGGGAGCCGTGCGGCGAGGTCGCCCAGCGCGGCCTCGTCCGCGCCGGTCGGCGTGCGGCGTCCGGTGCCGATCAGCAAGGCGTCCTTGTCGGAGAAGGAGGAGGGGAAGGGAGCGCCCGCGATGCGCTCCAGTGACGCGCGTGCCGCCGCGAGGGTTTCAGCGGGCGGCTCGGCGGCCCACGGCAGGTGCGCGATCAGGTCGAGGTGGTGCAACGTCCATTCGAGCACGTACGCGGACAGGTAGTCGCCGACGGTCAGCACCTCGTCGCGGGTGCCGACGCGGACGGCGGGATCGGCGAGTTCGGCGGCCCGGCCCGCCGCGGAACCGACGTCGTCCAGGTGGAACTTGAGCAGCCACGGCTCGCCGTATGCGGCGGCCAGCCTGGGGATCAGCGCATCGAGCGGGTCATCGCCGGTCGGGGGTGCGACGAGCCGCCAGTACGTGACCGCGTCCACGGTCGGTTCGGCTTCGGCGGGCGTGACCA is a window encoding:
- a CDS encoding maleylpyruvate isomerase N-terminal domain-containing protein, with translation MDLFSRSWTALRTVVAGIADEDFERPSGCTGWLVRDLVCHLVIDAQDVLITLVTPAEAEPTVDAVTYWRLVAPPTGDDPLDALIPRLAAAYGEPWLLKFHLDDVGSAAGRAAELADPAVRVGTRDEVLTVGDYLSAYVLEWTLHHLDLIAHLPWAAEPPAETLAAARASLERIAGAPFPSSFSDKDALLIGTGRRTPTGADEAALGDLAARLPLVLG